One Oscillospiraceae bacterium DNA window includes the following coding sequences:
- the ureC gene encoding urease subunit alpha — protein MSCEITRKAYADMYGPTVGDKVRLADTNLFAKVEKDAAVYGDEAKFGGGKSLRDGMGQSCPALSVPDLVITNALIIDYTGIYKADIGIKDGCICGIGKAGNPDVMDGVSPSLVVGAQTEALAGEGLIVTAGGIDTHIHFISPQQIETALDSGITTMIGGGTGPADGTNATTCTPGKWNLWRMLEAAEAFPMNLGFLGKGNSANPKTLAAQVEAGALGLKLHEDWGCTPAAIDASLQVADKYDVQVAIHTDTLNEAGFVEDTVNAIGGRTIHTYHTEGAGGGHAPDIIRMASFPNVLPSSTNPTMPFTKNTLDEHMDMLMVCHHLDRSVPADIAFADSRIRPETIAAEDVLHDMGIFSMMSSDSQAMGRVGEVILRTWQTADKMKKQFGALEGDTDCDNNRIKRYIAKYTINPAITHGISDSVGSVEVGKFADLVLWRPELFGVKPEMIIKGGFIAQARMGDANASIPTPQPVRYRPMFGAFGQARAKTCITFLSQAGIDNGVPGELGLRRLIKPVHNCRKIGKKDMRLNNRTGDIRVDPETYQVTVDGKVITCDAAESLSMTQRYFLF, from the coding sequence GCAAAATTTGGCGGCGGCAAGTCCCTGCGTGACGGCATGGGGCAGTCCTGCCCGGCACTTTCTGTACCGGACCTAGTTATTACCAATGCACTGATTATCGACTACACCGGCATTTACAAAGCCGATATCGGAATAAAAGATGGCTGCATCTGCGGCATTGGCAAGGCCGGCAACCCGGACGTGATGGACGGGGTCTCCCCTTCCCTGGTGGTGGGCGCCCAAACCGAGGCCCTCGCCGGCGAAGGCCTGATTGTCACGGCCGGCGGAATCGACACACACATTCATTTTATCAGCCCGCAGCAGATCGAAACCGCACTGGACAGCGGCATCACCACCATGATCGGCGGCGGCACCGGCCCTGCAGACGGCACCAACGCAACCACGTGCACCCCCGGCAAGTGGAACCTGTGGAGAATGCTGGAGGCAGCAGAGGCTTTCCCGATGAATTTGGGCTTTCTGGGAAAAGGAAATTCTGCCAATCCCAAAACACTTGCCGCTCAGGTCGAGGCAGGTGCACTGGGCTTAAAGCTGCATGAAGACTGGGGCTGCACGCCGGCGGCCATTGATGCCAGCCTGCAGGTGGCAGATAAATACGATGTACAGGTTGCCATTCATACCGACACCCTAAATGAAGCCGGCTTTGTCGAAGACACAGTCAACGCAATCGGCGGCAGGACCATTCACACGTACCACACCGAGGGCGCGGGCGGCGGGCATGCGCCGGACATTATTCGTATGGCGTCTTTTCCCAACGTTCTGCCCTCTTCGACAAACCCCACGATGCCGTTTACCAAAAATACGCTGGACGAGCACATGGACATGCTGATGGTCTGCCACCACCTAGACCGCAGTGTACCCGCGGATATCGCCTTTGCCGATTCCCGTATTCGGCCTGAAACGATTGCCGCCGAGGACGTTTTGCACGACATGGGCATTTTCAGCATGATGAGTTCCGACTCACAGGCCATGGGCCGGGTCGGGGAAGTCATTCTGCGCACGTGGCAGACAGCGGACAAAATGAAAAAGCAGTTTGGTGCGCTGGAGGGCGACACAGACTGCGACAACAACCGCATCAAGCGCTATATCGCGAAGTACACCATCAACCCGGCCATTACCCACGGCATTTCAGACTCTGTCGGCTCTGTCGAAGTGGGCAAATTTGCCGACCTGGTCCTTTGGCGGCCCGAGCTTTTCGGCGTAAAACCAGAGATGATTATTAAAGGCGGCTTTATTGCGCAAGCGCGCATGGGCGACGCCAACGCCTCTATTCCCACCCCTCAGCCGGTGCGCTACCGCCCGATGTTCGGCGCTTTCGGGCAGGCACGGGCAAAGACCTGCATCACCTTTTTGTCGCAGGCCGGCATCGACAACGGCGTGCCCGGCGAGCTTGGGCTTAGGCGGCTGATAAAGCCCGTACACAACTGCCGCAAAATCGGCAAAAAAGACATGCGGCTCAACAACCGTACCGGCGACATTCGCGTAGACCCCGAAACCTACCAAGTCACTGTTGACGGCAAAGTCATCACCTGCGACGCGGCAGAGAGCCTTTCTATGACACAGCGATATTTTCTGTT